The Polypterus senegalus isolate Bchr_013 chromosome 11, ASM1683550v1, whole genome shotgun sequence sequence AGTATATGTCAAATGCATTCTACCTTCCTGGTGAAGGATGAATAAAACGTGTTGCGTCCTTTAATTTtcattgtattgtttaattttaatttattgttttctaGACAAGAAATTACTGCTCATTGTTTCTTGGAGTTATACCTCAATGATCAGTATGAAAAAGAGCCCAAAACGGCCccttatattaaaaagaaagaaattatcgCTTACGCAGAGAGAGGACAACGCCTCCAAGAATGAACAGGACAGCAAGCAAGGGGACCTCATTGCTCTCCGTGATCAGAAATTTCCAGATGGAATCCGCATTATGGATCACCCGTCAATGCCAAACACGCAGGTGGTGGTTATTCCCAAAACTGCAGATCTCCAAAGTGTCATTGGAGCCTTGACTGCCAAAGGAAAACAATGTGGCTCCCAGGGTCCAAACAAATTCATTTTGCTCAGCAGTGCAGAAGGTGCAGTTGGAGGGGATAGACATGAAATATCAAAGAAACTTGAAGTGCAGACAAAACGAGATTCCCATGTTGCCTCAGATAGGACACATTTAGCACTGTATGACACCTTGGGTATGTCCAAAATCATTCCAGAGCATGCAAATTCTTCTGGAGGAATGGGGAGGAATCCTGATGAAGACATTCAAGGAGGTAGTTCATTTCTTTACATAGCATTATTCATAACAATTATTTTAGCATTGTTTAGTTAAATTTGCCCCTTGTTTACAAATAAGGCACATTTTTAGAAGAAAGTAAAATGTTCATAATGCAAAGGTTTCCAAATAATGAATAAGATTTTAAACCACCCcaacatattaaaataacaatgaaTTACTGTAACTGATAGTTTctcttattattttataatttcaataaaaaatatttttagtattaaCCTACCCCTTCTTGTAACTCCTAAGCTAAAATTAATGCGGACACATAAGTATTCTTcagcttttcacattttatggtaATTTGTCTGATATGGTGTGATATATTGTATTtggagaatttttttaaattgctgtaaAGGAGAATCTTAATTATACTTTTAAACAATGGATGATAGTGTTAAACCAGAAATAACAGTTTATATCTTACTTGTAATTTTATTGTTGATCAGAACTCTTTCCTGTATAGAAGAACATTCTAGTGAGCTATACCCACTTTACAGAGGATGAAAAATCTATTAGACAATATTTGATCTCTTAGTATAAGTGAGCATCAGAAATTTTCAGTAATTATAGCCCCAACTGTGCTGTACCATTTTCTATATCTGCAGTCTGCTTTACCAAGATGCTTGTTTTATAAGCTGTAGATTTCAAGATTAAGCTGATACTTTGATTTTAATATTGTATGAAGCTGTATTCTGTGTGAATGATTGTTATAGCACAAATGATTGTCTATTCTTCTACCTTGTAAGAAATAGATAGCTCTGCAATGGATGACAGTTTGACCAACATCCAGTGGTTAGGCACAATGAATACAGATGGTCTGCCTTCCCACACAGTGAAAAAAGAAGCTGCACAAGAAAACTTTAGTGTGGGATCTCAAACTAAGCAAGTAAGTACACATAGTTTCATGCTActgttactatatacagtatgatttgTGTATTCCTttataatatttcacattttttatatttgacgTTAGTAGAAAGTAGAAGCACACATGACAAGTAAAGTTCATACAGAGAAGAAAATTATAGTGATAGAGGAATATTAATTTCTGTAGTTGACTGCTACTACCAAGAAAAAAGACAGTCCACAAAAACATTTCACGTAATTGTAATGTGTCAAAATATTTCCGCCATTATCATTTTCTGTAATCTATTAagtatattttccattttttaaggcAGCTTGCTATCAAAAGCACACAATATTTGACATATTTTGTGAAAACTTaaattgaagttaaaaaaaatgcatttactttttattattacaaaataagttCTTGCTTAAAGTGAAATGAATTGGTGTACACAAATATAttatctgtatttaaaatatgtattctgaAATAACAGAGTAGTGATAAAGAAGAGAATGTAGAAAGTTTAGCTAatgtatgattattattttttcgATGAAAAAAGTTATCATTGACATTCTTATTATACTAAATTCTGCAAATatcatcaagttgagatttgaaagtTTCCAAAATATTACTGTTTAGCGAAGCACTTAAATATGTGAATAAGTCACTGTAGTTTTCTGAGTAAGAGAAACTTTGTAACATTTTCCCTTAATTAACTTCTGCCTACACTCCCCCACTCTCTTTGTTTATAGTTGGAGAACTTATTTTAACTGATTGGGAAATTGAACAGTATTGatgtaaacccatttattacactatggattcagggctttcttttaaatcgttcacagacagttaaagtacaggacactttttcaatagtcattcattcaaacaccgGTAGTCCCCAGAGGTGTGTCTTATCACTATTACTGTTTACTCTGTGACCTGAGATGAaacaatgaccactgctccattatcaagtatTCTGGTGACACCATGCTCATAGGATGCATAGCTGGGGAGAATGAAAGCCACtgtctaaatcaagtggactgtatggtaaactggtgcaataaaaactctttcactctgaatgtaaaaaagaccaaagaaattatatttgattttaagagacagaaatctgtatgttcacccattGTAGTTCTGgaggaggaggtagaaatagtgactgaatataaatacttaggaacttacctagataacaatcttaactggaatactaatacaaaaaaatattctctaaatgcaaccaacacttatttctcctccataaactcaaactatttaaagtagacaaggacctcacgttgtccttttatcgcagtctGGTCCAGCCTGTGATCACTTTCaatttcattgcctggtttaatagtttgacaaaccaaaactcaaaaaagctccagcagattacgaagtatgcagctaaagttattggggctaatgtagatgatttgactagtgtgtgtcagagggcaatgttaaagaaactggaaatcatctcaactgatgacaggtatccattacatgtagaactaaacttcagtaaatcaggaaggatagtcactttgaaaacccacacaaatcgctcctgAAATTTCTTTCTTCCTTGTGCCATTTGACTTTTTAGTAAAATATATCGGAGATAAAGGTTTGcggttttgatatatatcctgtaacctttttttttttttggtgtaaatatacattatctaactgccttactttaacctgtcttgtttctatttgtttgttttatttcattctgtctgttattagatgcaactgagaaggcaaatttcatgttttcttgtgtaaacatgactaaataaagaaaccttaaaccttactgttttccttcataattttgattATTCTGTCATGTTATACTGGTTGCTATACAGTCTAGCCTCCTGTGACTGGGTAGCAAAGCATGAGAACAACAGCATCATCAAGTTTGTGGATGGCATTTCTGTGATTGGCCTCATCAGCGACAATGATGAGGCCACTTACAGGAGGGAGGTAAAAGACCTGACTGTATAGTGCCATAACAATAACTACTTCCTGAATgttgacaaaacaaaggagatcatTGTTAacttcaaaaagaacaaaagtacTCATGTTCCACTACACATTAACAACTCCTCTGTCCAGGCAGTTAGCAATTTCAGGTTCCTCGGTGTCCAGATCACCAACTGCCTTTGGTGGTCAGTCCACACCAAATGCATAGTCAAAAATGTTCAGCAAAGTATCTTTTCCTGGGGAGGGTAAGGAGCTTTAGGGTAGGAACCAAAATATTAGTGAACTTTTACCGCCACACCATTAAAAGTTTCCTGATCATTAGTGTGGTTTGGTATTCTGACATGCCAGGATCACAAACTCCTCCAAAGGAACATCTGTATAGATTCTACAAATCATTGGGACTGACCTTTCCACAGCTTCATAACATCTACTCAACCAAATTCCTGAGGACAGCCAAATCCATCACATCTGATAACAGCCATCCAACTCCTCTGTTGTTTTCACTTCTGCATTCTGGGAAGTGCTACCAGAGCCTCATCACTCACTCTACTCACTTCAGGAACAGCTTCATCCTCCAGTACTTAAGGTGCACTGAACTCCCAGTATCCTGATCCTATCTGCCCTGCACTGTACTGTACTCGCTTGCTGGTTTATGTGTAACTAATCATGCTGTCAAAAGACAGgtaatagcaaatattttaaaattattctatcCCTTGACTCATGTGTACCTTCAGCGTATCCATGTGTGCCTGAAtctgttcctgtaaagcctgcttctcagattctgtcattatttttgacacACCTTTCTCACATCCTAGCTGCTTTTCCTTCCCTTCTTTAAAAGCAGCTCTTTCagtgtgcctcctatgccttttctcctccttgcattttctctttcaatcatttcaaaaaagccaaactaaccaatcagattgctttgaTGGACAGGatgcacaatatactgtaaacaataataaaactgtATAAATTGTGTATATGGGAGTGGTGTCACAGggttgaaaataattaatacaactTTCTCTTTTCTAGCTTGTATTTTGTATAATTGTGAACCAATTGTAATGACAATTATTTTACTCCATTAAAATATGAATTACTCTTTGAAATTTCTAACAGCTTACATcccatattttttttatgttactgttGTTATAATGAGTAGGcaagacatttttaaatatttgctgatcttttttttcctttttttttctaggCTGATGTTGAAATAAGAGACTTGCATACACTCAAAGAACAACAACAGCATGAAAGACCCCCTTACTCATACATGGCAATGATTCAATTTGCCATCAACAGTAAAAAAGATAAGAAGATGACCCTGAAAGAAATTTACATTTGGATAGAAGAACATTTTCCATATTTCAGGCAAACTGCAAAGCCGGGCTGGAAGGTAAATTACTATAAGTAAGATGTGgtataatataacttaaataagttattgtaaaataatgtttttgaatTTATATTCACTGCTTTTTTTATCCTCTGTGTTGGTATACCTTGGGATTTAGATGGTGCTTTCACCAGAACTTATAGAGAAGACTAATTAAGGCACACTAAACTGCACACCCATACTTAGTGATAcaggaacaatttagaaatgctatTTAACCTAACGTGTAAGTCTTTTAGATGATTGAAGATCTCTGCAAACCCacacaaatatgaaaaagttcCAAGCTATCAGTGATCAAATACAGTCTTTGGAGCTCTCCGCCAGCAACATTATCCACTGTGTAACCTTGCTgtcatttaacattttcaacTTGAATTACCTTTGGAGAATTGACAGGGttctttaaagtattttttttttttttacataaattctTTGAAAACACTACATTTCTAACAAAAAATTGTCTTTGTGTTATATGGTTTCTTTTATTATCAATACAGGCACTTAGTACATACAGTCAAAGATAATATTTTAAGAACTATATATAATTTCCCTATTTTGAGTAAGAAAAAAAGCTTGAGACATGCACATTGTCTTGagtgtctttaggatgtggggaaaaaaaccaGTATCTGGAGAAACACTTACGTAGACGTGAGAAAAAAGGACCTGTGATGAAGAGGTTTTGACaacatttgaacattttattatgcagacacaattattttacCAATCAAACAACACCATAATTTTTATATTCAGGGCGTGAGAATCAGATCCTTGTATAGTGCTTGTTTTATATAACAACACTATAGTTTGTTAACActgcaataaaataattaaatgcttgCATCACTGTAGTTTTTTTCATTCACTATGgtaagataaatggagaagagaaCTTTTGGTCCTGATGTgttattagcattttttttcttttcttgctgctgtgcttttcaaaGTGAAATAACTGCATCAAGGGTAAATTTGGAGATTAATTATAGCCAGTTCATATGGATTGGGTTAAACCAAACCAAATAATTGTTTCCTATACATCTGTTTCCTTTCTGTTCATCCATCATAACATCCTTGCTATAAACTTGAATGGTCCTTAGGGAAATGTTTTAAAGAATGACAAACATTTCAtgctacagggtggtccagatctaattatgcagatccagatcgcctggatgactttgatttatgcaggaacgattccagtttggtgtgaagacgattcttcatgttgtcagttcgcacacctCTCGATGGTCCggaattttttgggtgattttctatgtaatgaacttaataagttataacgtaatgaaaattgcataattagacctggaccaccctatatgtgtGATATATTggaaatatattaattatttgtttcaaatgttatcacaaaaccaaagcaaaaaaataaccCAGTATTTTGTGTAATGTAAATGCGTTttactatgttttgtttttttatatttgatagaATTCAATCCGCCACAACCTGTCTCTTCATGACATGTTTGTTAGAGAAACCACAGCAGATGGGAAGATCTCCTTTTGGACTATTCGACCGGGAGCCAACCGTTGTCTAACACTGGATCAAGTTTATAAAGTTAGTTGTAAACTTtgaatgttttcttaatttatcaaaatatttaatttttaaaactagcAGTTGAAATCTAAACATAAAGAAAAGCCCAAACACAGGATAAGTTcttatttaatagaaaatgcaAACTGGTCTTGATACCTCATAATTAATGGTAATATTCTTGATGTCTTCTAtagaaaatgatgaaagaaataaaccttttttatttttattgtgcattAAATGTAGttgattttggttttatttgtgtttgtctTTGTAATATGAATGACAACACAATGAAACCAATTTCTAAATTTTCACACTATTGTAATGGCTTATccattgaatatattgtttatttaaaagtcATGCCTAATTAACACTGAGCTGGGAATCTGAATTATCTTTTTATGTTACCTTGTGCTCCCAGTCTGCCttgtgttacatttttcttttgtgtattcCCCCAGCCAGCAGAATTATCTGCAACACCTCCCTTGTTGACAGTACAGATCTGTGAACaagtaagtttttattttaaaaagtttgtttacTTTGTGAAATGGGAACTAATTAAAATATTCCTGAAGAAATATAAAGGTCTAAGTGGACCTTCTGAGCGTAAAGTGATGTTTATTGCCTcatgaaacattttcaaaatactgcactatgttaattattgtagcctcaaagagaggaaaaaaaactttgcacTCTGGATTGTCAAATTTTCAACACTCACAAAAGTATTTAGAAACCATCTGTTAAATCTTAATGTTGTTGTtcaagaagaatataaaaatgttgGAGTTATT is a genomic window containing:
- the foxm1 gene encoding forkhead box protein M1 isoform X1 is translated as MISMKKSPKRPLILKRKKLSLTQREDNASKNEQDSKQGDLIALRDQKFPDGIRIMDHPSMPNTQVVVIPKTADLQSVIGALTAKGKQCGSQGPNKFILLSSAEGAVGGDRHEISKKLEVQTKRDSHVASDRTHLALYDTLGMSKIIPEHANSSGGMGRNPDEDIQGEIDSSAMDDSLTNIQWLGTMNTDGLPSHTVKKEAAQENFSVGSQTKQADVEIRDLHTLKEQQQHERPPYSYMAMIQFAINSKKDKKMTLKEIYIWIEEHFPYFRQTAKPGWKNSIRHNLSLHDMFVRETTADGKISFWTIRPGANRCLTLDQVYKPAELSATPPLLTVQICEQKSAPQHQSILKVSEKRMKPLLPRAGSYLIPIQPLLVPPLLVSPTTQLSLQTNQNAVCGLGKTNKKVRIAPKVTAIPSQNPKEIKKDNLPATPKSQPSLANSSLLSIDKTKSSSRRKQRLILPIAEEPVILFPESSMFDSGVSSDLSTLQDTQLESPIKKCTFKTPIKGSHPDSSTPSKFSEEDQVLSHHQQAPWKITPLKKDDENLLEFSPIRTEQFVTFPEDTTGFSFSSTPFKDVPFFDSPTNLLNSPAMDSLDLPSGCLAESSKSRRCSRALQIGTPGKNRSVTEGLVLDTMNDSLSKVLVDVSFTWLEDEESEMGNISWSQLIPELT
- the foxm1 gene encoding forkhead box protein M1 isoform X2 is translated as MISMKKSPKRPLILKRKKLSLTQREDNASKNEQDSKQGDLIALRDQKFPDGIRIMDHPSMPNTQVVVIPKTADLQSVIGALTAKGKQCGSQGPNKFILLSSAEGAVGGDRHEISKKLEVQTKRDSHVASDRTHLALYDTLGMSKIIPEHANSSGGMGRNPDEDIQGDSSAMDDSLTNIQWLGTMNTDGLPSHTVKKEAAQENFSVGSQTKQADVEIRDLHTLKEQQQHERPPYSYMAMIQFAINSKKDKKMTLKEIYIWIEEHFPYFRQTAKPGWKNSIRHNLSLHDMFVRETTADGKISFWTIRPGANRCLTLDQVYKPAELSATPPLLTVQICEQKSAPQHQSILKVSEKRMKPLLPRAGSYLIPIQPLLVPPLLVSPTTQLSLQTNQNAVCGLGKTNKKVRIAPKVTAIPSQNPKEIKKDNLPATPKSQPSLANSSLLSIDKTKSSSRRKQRLILPIAEEPVILFPESSMFDSGVSSDLSTLQDTQLESPIKKCTFKTPIKGSHPDSSTPSKFSEEDQVLSHHQQAPWKITPLKKDDENLLEFSPIRTEQFVTFPEDTTGFSFSSTPFKDVPFFDSPTNLLNSPAMDSLDLPSGCLAESSKSRRCSRALQIGTPGKNRSVTEGLVLDTMNDSLSKVLVDVSFTWLEDEESEMGNISWSQLIPELT